The following proteins are encoded in a genomic region of Triticum dicoccoides isolate Atlit2015 ecotype Zavitan chromosome 1B, WEW_v2.0, whole genome shotgun sequence:
- the LOC119350100 gene encoding uncharacterized protein LOC119350100, which yields MNEEHTFQELVIEDAPCLERMMQVGPVVPGKIKVMAAPKLTVLGYVSTEMRKLMIGTLILKSYVPVQENIPIPFTGSACTVKILVLGPSSSNGEAFVEFLRCFPCLEKLCIQSASQRNSTERYRGNKRNVNFAKFFILNARVLKVMKFGVSGNCDEKWISNQREQLHLDNRASTDAQFYFGRDDVTYPFYIGRDYVPYPFFYNEHIYGLQSDGDRKKLPEGSSALQQKVVRAHDAARAAPAGGLPKITEAGEEDLEI from the exons ATGAACGAAGAACATACATTCCAGGAGCTTGTCATTGAGGATGCACCCTGCCTCGAAAGGATGATGCAAGTTGGTCCTGTGGTTCCAGGAAAAATCAAGGTCATGGCAGCGCCGAAACTGACGGTGTTGGGGTACGTATCAACCGAAATGCGCAAACTTATGATCGGGACCCTAATTCTTAAG TCATATGTACCGGTCCAGGAAAATATCCCCATCCCGTTCACTGGGTCGGCATGTACAGTGAAGATTTTGGTTCTGGGACCTAGCAGCTCTAATGGGGAGGCATTTGTTGAATTCCTTAGATGCTTTCCCTGCTTGGAGAAGCTGTGCATTCAG TCTGCATCTCAGAGAAATAGTACTGAACGCTATCGAGGCAATAAACGCAATGTTAACTTCGCCAAGTTCTTTATTTTGAATGCAAGGGTGCTCAAGGTAATGAAATTTGGTGTGTCTGGTAACTGCGACGAGAAATGGATTTCTAATCAGCGCGAGCAGCTACACCTGGATAACAGAGCTTCTACAGATGCACAGTTTTATTTCGGAAGAGATGATGTTACTTACCCTTTTTATATCGGAAGAGATTATGTTCCTTACCCTTTTTTCTACAACGAGCATATATATG GTTTGCAGAGTGATGGCGATAGGAAGAAACTGCCGGAGGGATCGTCGGCGCTTCAACAGAAGGTGGTGCGAGCTCATGATGCAGCGCGCGCGGCGCCGGCTGGTGGTCTGCCGAAAATCACCGAGGCTGGGGAAGAAGATCTTGAAATATGA
- the LOC119318302 gene encoding putative F-box/FBD/LRR-repeat protein At5g44950: protein MNDAAAVTSEKRRREEPLAAGAAASASKMRRRDKPEPQEAPASADDEDATLDRISELPADILGSILSLLPTKEAARTAVLSSAWRDTWRSAPLNLAVDDDLAGQERNRITAVSEILASHRGPVRRLSLDTIRLGRDRFARFDGWFRSPALDGLEELNFYGDGTQPRLPPPRPLPLPPSALRFGPTLRAASIGGCDFPQIDAAPVLSFPKLKRLKLYDVCISEAALHGLLAGCTVLERLHLQDIYGFSTVRIISPTL from the coding sequence atgaacGATGCGGCGGCGGTCACATCCGAGAAGCGGAGGCGGGAAGAGCCtctggcggcgggggcggcggcttcCGCATCGAAGATGCGGCGGCGGGATAAGCCGGAACCGCAGGAGGCCCCGGCGAGCGCGGACGACGAGGATGCGACCCTCGACCGCATCAGCGAGCTCCCCGCCGACATCCTAGGCAGCATCCTCTCGCTCCTCCCCACCAAGGAAGCCGCGCGGACAGCCGTTCTGTCCTCCGCGTGGCGCGACACCTGGCGATCCGCCCCGCTCAACCTCGCCGTCGACGACGACCTCGCCGGGCAAGAGCGCAACCGCATCACCGCCGTCTCCGAGATCCTCGCCTCCCACCGCGGCCCCGTCCGCCGCCTCTCCCTTGACACCATCCGCCTCGGCCGCGACCGCTTCGCCAGGTTCGACGGCTGGTTCCGGTCCCCCGCCCTCGATGGGCTCGAGGAGCTCAACTTCTACGGAGACGGCACTCAGCCGCGGCTGCCTCCGCCGCGCCCGCTTCCCCTGCCGCCGTCTGCGCTCCGCTTCGGCCCCACGCTGCGCGCCGCCAGCATCGGCGGCTGCGATTTTCCCCAGATTGATGCGGCCCCTGTGCTCAGCTTCCCTAAGTTGAAGCGGCTCAAGCTCTACGATGTCTGCATCTCGGAGGCGGCCCTCCACGGCCTTCTTGCTGGCTGCACTGTGCTTGAGAGGCTTCATCTTCAGGACATTTACGGGTTCAGCACCGTCCGGATCATCTCGCCGACTCTCTGA